In Corylus avellana chromosome ca2, CavTom2PMs-1.0, the following proteins share a genomic window:
- the LOC132170235 gene encoding uncharacterized protein LOC132170235, with translation MAAKVSSIFIYPIKSCRGISVRQAPITPTGFRWDRQWLVVNSKGRAYTQRVEPKLALVEVELPNEAFSEGWEPTKSSYMVLKAPGMNVLKVSLSRPRERVDGVSVWEWSGSALDEGDEASQWFSNYLGKPSRLVRFNSASETRPVEPGYAPGHSILFNDMYPYLLLSQGSMDGLNKLLKEPISANRFRPNILVDGCEPFAEDLWTEIKINKFTFQGVKLCSRCKVPTINQETGIAGPELNDTLKKIRSDKVLRPTQKQQGKVYFGQNLVWKDSRTQGKGEFLKVGDPIYILKKVSSANEAAA, from the exons ATGGCAGCCAAAGTCTCATCAATTTTCATATACCCAATAAAGTCATGTCGTGGAATTTCTGTTCGTCAAGCGCCCATCACTCCCACTG GATTTCGATGGGATCGGCAATGGCTAGTTGTAAATAGCAAAGGGAGGGCATATACTCAGAGAGTTGAACCAAAGCTTGCTTTGGTTGAGGTGGAGTTGCCAAATGAGGCCTTTTCAGAGGGTTGGGAACCTACCAAAAGCTCATACATGG TCTTAAAAGCACCTGGGATGAATGTGCTAAAGGTTTCTCTCAGTAGACCACGAGAAAGAGTAGATGGAGTCTCAGTCTGGGAATGGTCGGGCTCTGCATTGGATGAAGGAGATGAAGCATCACAATGGTTTTCAAATTATCTTGGGAAGCCCAGTCGGCTAGTTCGTTTTAATAGCG CTTCCGAGACAAGGCCTGTGGAACCTGGGTATGCTCCTGGACACAGTATCTTGTTCAATGACATGTATCCATACTTGCTATTATCTCAG GGATCAATGGATGGACTAAATAAGCTTCTCAAGGAGCCCATATCAGCTAACCGTTTCAGACCCAA CATCCTGGTTGATGGTTGTGAACCATTTGCTGAAGACTTGTGGACAGAGATCAAGATAAACAAATTCACTTTTCAGGGTGTCAAGCTATGCTCCCGCTGTAAG GTCCCTACAATCAACCAAGAAACTGGAATTGCAGGCCCTGAGCTGAATGACACTCTTAAGAAAATCCGGTCAGACAAGGTTTTGCGACCGACCCAGAAACAGCAAGGAAAG GTCTACTTTGGTCAGAATTTAGTCTGGAAGGACTCTCGTACCCAAGGGAAGGGAGAGTTCCTTAAAGTGGGAGATCCTATTTATATCCTCAAAAAGGTTTCCTCTGCTAATGAAGCAGCAGCTTGA
- the LOC132170232 gene encoding cationic amino acid transporter 5-like, with the protein MGSVGESGDDVQPRNYWRCSKQDFFPEESFQNWSTYRFALSQIGLRFKDRLLRRSNDAEEIGELRKQSENDMKRCLTWWDLTWFGFGSVIGAGIFVLTGQEAHDHAGPAIVLSYVASGVSAMLSVFCYTEFAIEVPVAGGSFAYLRIELGDFAAFITAANILLESIVGTAAVARAWTSYFTSLLNRQRNSLRIHTNLAEGFNLLDPIAVTVLAIAAAIAMISTRKTSYLNWIASAINTIVILFVIIAGFAHADTSNLKPFLPYGAKGIFQAAAIVYFAYGGFDNIATMAEETKNPSRDIPLGLLGSMSIITVIYCLMALSLAMMQKYTEIDRDAAYSVAFQSVGMKWAKYLVALGALKGMTTVLLVGALGQARYTTHIARAHMIPPWFALVHPKTGTPINATLLITISSACIAFFSSLDVLAGLLSVSTLFVFMMMAVALLVRRYYVTEITPRIHLLKLVIFLLIIIASSMATAAFWGLNPDGWLGYTITVPLWFLGTAGIAMFLPQQRTPKVWGVPLVPWLPSLSIATNIFLMGSLGSQSFIRFGICSIVMLIYYVFFGLHATYDMAHQQEKLKSLNDDDKPGP; encoded by the coding sequence ATGGGTTCTGTGGGAGAATCGGGTGATGATGTCCAACCAAGAAATTATTGGAGATGTAGCAAACAAGATTTCTTCCCAGAAGAATCCTTCCAAAACTGGAGCACATATCGATTTGCGCTATCGCAAATAGGGCTTCGGTTCAAAGATCGTCTCCTACGCAGATCAAATGATGCCGAGGAGATTGGAGAACTTCGTAAACAGAGCGAAAACGATATGAAACGATGCCTGACGTGGTGGGATCTCACCTGGTTTGGATTTGGCTCAGTCATTGGTGCTGGTATCTTTGTGCTCACTGGGCAAGAAGCGCATGATCATGCTGGACCAGCCATTGTTTTGTCCTATGTTGCTTCCGGTGTTTCAGCAATGCTCTCTGTCTTCTGCTACACAGAATTTGCAATAGAAGTCCCAGTTGCAGGAGGGTCATTTGCTTACTTAAGAATTGAATTAGGCGACTTTGCAGCTTTTATAACAGCTGCAAACATACTTCTTGAGAGCATTGTTGGAACTGCAGCAGTTGCCAGAGCATGGACTTCTTACTTTACAAGTCTACTGAACCGCCAACGAAACTCATTACGCATCCACACAAACCTCGCCGAAGGGTTTAATCTCCTGGATCCAATAGCTGTCACAGTCCTGGCAATTGCCGCAGCAATCGCAATGATCAGCACAAGGAAAACATCATACTTAAACTGGATAGCATCTGCAATTAACACgatagtaattttatttgtgaTAATTGCAGGATTCGCTCACGCTGACACATCAAATTTGAAACCCTTTTTGCCTTATGGAGCTAAAGGAATCTTTCAGGCTGCCGCAATTGTCTACTTTGCTTATGGTGGATTTGATAACATCGCCACCATGGCTGAAGAAACCAAAAATCCATCAAGAGACATACCATTAGGATTGCTTGGATCAATGTCCATCATCACTGTGATATATTGCTTAATGGCACTTTCACTGGCCATGATGCAGAAGTATACAGAAATAGATCGGGATGCAGCATATTCTGTAGCATTTCAGAGTGTGGGCATGAAATGGGCAAAGTACCTGGTAGCTCTTGGCGCCCTGAAGGGAATGACCACTGTTCTTCTGGTAGGGGCACTAGGACAGGCACGATATACTACTCATATTGCACGAGCCCACATGATTCCACCATGGTTTGCGCTTGTCCATCCAAAGACAGGAACCCCCATAAATGCTACACTCTTGATTACCATTTCAAGTGCCTGTATTGCTTTCTTCTCAAGCTTGGATGTCTTGGCTGGCCTGTTATCAGTGAGTACACTCTTTGTCTTTATGATGATGGCAGTTGCACTTCTTGTGAGGAGATACTATGTTACAGAAATCACCCCGCGAATTCACCTCCTGAAGTTAGTTATCTTCTTGCTGATCATCATTGCCTCCTCAATGGCAACTGCAGCTTTCTGGGGACTAAATCCTGATGGTTGGCTTGGATACACTATCACGGTTCCTCTTTGGTTCTTGGGGACAGCAGGAATTGCAATGTTTCTGCCTCAACAGAGGACGCCAAAAGTTTGGGGGGTTCCACTTGTCCCTTGGCTTCCATCCTTATCAATTGCAACAAATATCTTTCTCATGGGATCTTTGGGTTCTCAGTCATTTATTAGATTTGGAATCTGTAGCATTGTAATGCTAATATACTATGTATTCTTTGGTCTCCATGCAACTTATGATATGGCTCACCAGCAAGAAAAGCTGAAATCCCTGAATGATGATGACAAACCAGGGCCTTAA